A portion of the Parasedimentitalea marina genome contains these proteins:
- the paaZ gene encoding phenylacetic acid degradation bifunctional protein PaaZ, translated as MSIQQVSSFASGQWIAPGAGARHIASAITGEVIATAGNDALDVQAMLDHARSVGGPALRALSFHDRARMLKALAGHLNQHKQALYAASFDTGAIQSDHMIDVDGGIGTMFVFASKGRREMPDGQVYLDGEVEQLGRTGSFLGQHICTSLQGVAVHINAFNFPVWGMLEKLAPTLLAGVPAIVKPATNSCYVTELAVRLMLDSGILPAGALQLVSGGLGDMLDHLGMMDVVSFTGSAHTALKLRSNPVILENSVRFVAEQDSLNGSILGPDAVPGTPEFDLFIKEVSREMTTKAGQKCTAIRRIIAPEGQVEAVIGALSARLDKVVIGDPRLDTTRMGALVSAGQKRDVLEKAAIIGQEATRVYGDPDNFTVDGADGDKGAFVPPMLFHCGDPDNAQRVHDTEAFGPVSTVMGYRDVDHAVALVNKGQGSLVASVITRDPAVARQVAMGAGAYHGRLYFNNRDSMKESTGHGSPLPHMVHGGPGRAGGGEELGGIRGVMHYMQRTAIQGSPDILSAIGQTWVPGSTEIKGPAHPFTRTFDELAIGETLNSPSRTVTLDDIEIFANFTGDTFYAHMDDDAAKRNPFFPGRVAHGYLLLSFAAGLFVEPNEGPVLANTGLDNLRFMKPVSAGDSIKVRLTVKKKTPRNEEYGEVRWHVTLSNQEDEKVAEYELLTMNAFKAN; from the coding sequence ATGAGCATTCAACAGGTTTCCAGTTTTGCCAGTGGTCAGTGGATCGCTCCGGGGGCCGGGGCACGTCATATTGCCAGTGCGATAACTGGCGAGGTCATCGCAACGGCCGGCAACGACGCGCTAGACGTGCAGGCCATGCTGGACCATGCCCGCAGTGTTGGTGGCCCGGCCCTGCGCGCGCTCAGCTTTCATGACCGAGCGCGGATGCTCAAGGCGCTGGCGGGGCATCTGAACCAACACAAACAGGCGCTTTACGCAGCTTCTTTTGACACGGGTGCCATCCAAAGCGACCACATGATCGATGTGGATGGCGGCATTGGCACCATGTTTGTCTTTGCCTCGAAGGGTCGGCGCGAGATGCCGGACGGCCAGGTCTATCTGGACGGCGAGGTTGAACAACTTGGCCGAACCGGCAGCTTTCTGGGGCAGCATATCTGCACATCGTTGCAGGGTGTGGCCGTGCATATCAACGCCTTCAACTTTCCGGTTTGGGGGATGCTTGAGAAACTGGCGCCAACCCTGCTGGCCGGCGTTCCGGCGATTGTGAAACCGGCGACCAACAGCTGTTATGTCACCGAACTTGCCGTGCGGCTGATGCTGGACAGCGGCATTCTGCCTGCCGGGGCTCTGCAATTGGTGTCTGGCGGTCTTGGCGACATGCTGGACCATCTGGGTATGATGGATGTGGTCAGTTTTACCGGATCCGCCCATACCGCGCTCAAACTGCGCTCAAACCCGGTAATCCTGGAAAACTCGGTTCGCTTTGTCGCCGAACAAGACAGCCTGAACGGCTCTATCCTGGGGCCCGATGCGGTGCCGGGCACGCCCGAGTTTGATCTGTTCATCAAAGAAGTCAGCCGCGAGATGACCACCAAGGCGGGTCAGAAATGCACCGCGATTCGGCGTATCATCGCCCCCGAGGGCCAGGTTGAGGCGGTGATAGGCGCGCTGTCTGCCCGGTTGGACAAAGTGGTGATTGGCGACCCGCGTCTGGACACCACCCGCATGGGTGCTTTGGTCAGCGCCGGCCAGAAACGCGATGTGCTGGAAAAAGCTGCGATCATTGGTCAAGAGGCAACCCGAGTTTACGGTGATCCGGATAATTTCACTGTGGATGGCGCCGACGGCGACAAGGGCGCGTTTGTGCCGCCGATGCTGTTTCACTGCGGCGACCCCGACAATGCCCAACGGGTCCATGACACCGAGGCCTTTGGCCCGGTATCCACCGTCATGGGCTACCGCGACGTCGATCACGCAGTTGCGCTGGTGAACAAGGGTCAGGGTTCACTTGTGGCCTCGGTCATCACCCGCGACCCCGCCGTCGCACGGCAGGTGGCTATGGGGGCTGGCGCCTACCATGGGCGGTTGTATTTCAACAACCGCGACTCGATGAAAGAAAGCACCGGGCATGGCTCTCCGCTGCCCCATATGGTGCATGGTGGCCCCGGTCGCGCCGGCGGCGGCGAGGAACTGGGCGGAATACGGGGCGTGATGCATTATATGCAGCGTACCGCCATTCAGGGCAGCCCCGACATCCTGTCGGCGATTGGCCAGACATGGGTGCCCGGCAGCACCGAAATCAAGGGCCCGGCGCACCCGTTCACCCGCACCTTTGACGAGCTGGCAATCGGCGAGACCCTGAACAGCCCGTCCCGCACCGTCACGCTAGACGACATCGAGATATTCGCCAATTTCACCGGCGACACGTTTTACGCCCATATGGATGACGACGCGGCCAAACGGAACCCGTTCTTCCCCGGTCGGGTCGCACATGGGTATCTGCTCCTGTCCTTTGCTGCGGGCCTGTTTGTCGAACCCAATGAGGGACCAGTGCTGGCCAATACCGGGTTGGACAACCTGCGGTTCATGAAGCCGGTATCCGCCGGTGACAGTATCAAGGTCCGGCTGACTGTGAAGAAAAAGACCCCCCGAAACGAAGAGTATGGCGAGGTGCGCTGGCACGTCACGCTGTCCAATCAGGAAGACGAAAAGGTCGCCGAATATGAATTGCTCACCATGAATGCATTCAAAGCCAACTAG
- a CDS encoding PaaX family transcriptional regulator C-terminal domain-containing protein, with protein MIQSQNQWFETSIGLLSDPQNQRVWSVIISLFGDMAQRPNDQISGAALTRIITPMGIKPEAIRVALHRLRKDGWIESARSGRASTHYLTQYGRDQCAAVTSRIYARDPVLPQKLHVLIADGGGGQEALDEVLLLPGYIAINRTTALGYGPKPKTSHDLLALEADNFSLPGWFKTQLFPTELTNSCHALLKVVSKISDPPAGLNSAQVASLRTLIVHRWRRVVLRHPDLPPDFHPPTWRGVACRDRVFTLLDQLPLPNLAELRDPVDV; from the coding sequence ATGATCCAATCCCAAAACCAATGGTTTGAAACCAGCATTGGCCTACTCAGCGACCCACAAAATCAACGGGTCTGGTCGGTTATAATATCGTTGTTCGGCGATATGGCACAGCGGCCCAACGATCAGATCAGCGGTGCGGCACTGACCCGCATCATCACGCCCATGGGTATCAAACCCGAGGCCATTCGGGTTGCGCTGCACCGTTTGCGCAAAGACGGCTGGATCGAAAGCGCACGATCAGGCCGGGCCTCGACCCATTACCTGACCCAATATGGTCGCGACCAATGCGCCGCTGTCACGTCCCGGATTTATGCCCGTGACCCGGTTTTACCGCAAAAATTGCACGTGCTGATCGCCGACGGTGGCGGAGGCCAAGAGGCCTTGGACGAGGTGCTGTTGCTGCCGGGTTACATTGCGATCAACCGGACCACAGCTTTGGGTTACGGACCTAAGCCAAAGACGTCCCATGATTTATTGGCGCTGGAGGCAGACAATTTCTCATTGCCCGGCTGGTTTAAAACCCAACTCTTCCCCACCGAGCTGACCAATTCCTGTCATGCGTTACTAAAAGTCGTCAGTAAGATCTCAGATCCGCCTGCTGGGTTAAATTCCGCACAAGTGGCGTCACTGCGTACCCTGATCGTCCATCGCTGGCGTCGCGTGGTATTGCGCCACCCAGATCTTCCACCTGACTTTCACCCCCCGACCTGGCGCGGTGTCGCCTGCCGGGACCGTGTATTTACACTGCTAGACCAATTACCGCTTCCAAATCTGGCCGAACTCCGGGATCCTGTGGACGTTTAG
- a CDS encoding alpha/beta fold hydrolase: MTVLNSLAVASVAVTAAFLSASHLKTRRLARKAEEMVPPVGKFQPVPGGVIHYVEMGPADAPPLVLIHGLSGQLQHFTYALADLLAPDFRLIILDRPGCGYSTRDHDRLAILPEQAKMIQSFLDLLKIEQPILCGHSLGGAIALAMALDAPDKIRGLALLAPLTHPIEEAGVFKGLIVHSPFMRRVMAQTVAVPMAQCSAAEVLQQVFAPSPCPDDFPIQAGAVLGLRPKSFITASADATLGSGNIALQSARYASALKTPGAVLFGDQDTVLNPQTNGSTMERFGLQCQMLPDQGHMLPICAPAQCNAFIRETIAQLP; encoded by the coding sequence ATGACTGTCTTAAACTCTCTCGCCGTTGCATCGGTGGCCGTGACCGCTGCCTTCCTGTCGGCCTCGCATTTGAAAACCCGGCGTCTGGCGCGCAAGGCCGAAGAGATGGTGCCGCCGGTTGGCAAGTTTCAGCCCGTTCCCGGCGGCGTAATCCACTATGTCGAAATGGGTCCCGCCGATGCCCCGCCTTTGGTCCTGATCCACGGGCTGTCCGGGCAGTTACAGCATTTCACCTATGCCTTGGCTGACCTGCTGGCACCGGATTTCCGTCTTATCATTCTGGACCGTCCCGGATGTGGGTATTCAACCCGTGACCATGATCGGCTGGCCATCCTGCCCGAACAGGCGAAGATGATCCAATCCTTTCTCGACTTACTCAAGATCGAGCAACCGATCCTGTGTGGTCATTCACTGGGCGGAGCCATTGCATTGGCCATGGCGCTGGATGCCCCAGATAAAATACGTGGCCTGGCGCTGCTGGCCCCACTGACCCACCCAATTGAAGAGGCAGGTGTTTTCAAAGGCTTGATTGTCCACTCGCCGTTTATGCGTCGCGTGATGGCACAGACCGTGGCGGTGCCGATGGCACAATGCAGTGCCGCCGAGGTGCTACAACAGGTTTTCGCCCCCTCCCCCTGCCCCGATGACTTTCCGATCCAGGCCGGAGCTGTATTAGGCCTGCGCCCAAAAAGCTTTATCACAGCATCAGCGGACGCGACTCTGGGCAGCGGCAACATTGCACTGCAGTCGGCCCGGTACGCCTCGGCCTTGAAAACCCCTGGCGCGGTGCTGTTTGGCGATCAGGACACAGTGCTAAACCCGCAGACGAACGGCTCCACGATGGAGCGGTTTGGCTTGCAATGTCAGATGCTGCCCGATCAGGGCCATATGCTGCCAATATGCGCTCCGGCACAGTGCAACGCCTTCATTCGAGAGACCATAGCACAACTGCCCTGA
- a CDS encoding aromatic ring-hydroxylating oxygenase subunit alpha, whose amino-acid sequence MSVTDLSAVCSPIHQARGLPNAHYIDGAVFTEEKQALLYSEWAGLAVAADVPEPGDAVPISFLDIPLLLIRDRKGAVRVFQNTCRHRGMILVDAPRKIEGAIRCPYHSWCYATDGKLVSTPHVGGPGKNTHEGIDRDLLGLIEVRSHIWRDVVWVNLSGEAAAFEQAMADVIARWAEFDTPLFHGGADSRFQLDLNCNWKLAVENYCESYHLPWVHPGLNSYSRLEDHYHIEQPGAYSGQGTLVYRQLKSDEGTVFADFDGLSDKWDKAAEYIAVYPNVLLGVHRDHAFVILLHPQGQGKTREHIHIYYATTDTDANLRQRNTEQWKEVFAEDVFVVEGMQRGRNAPGFDGGRFSPAMDGPTHLFHDWVATRVQAHRDQSTAAE is encoded by the coding sequence ATGTCTGTCACTGATCTGTCCGCTGTGTGCTCGCCTATTCATCAGGCCCGGGGCCTGCCCAATGCCCACTACATCGATGGGGCTGTTTTTACAGAAGAGAAACAGGCGCTGCTTTATAGCGAATGGGCCGGTTTGGCTGTGGCAGCTGATGTGCCCGAGCCAGGCGACGCCGTGCCGATTAGTTTTCTGGACATTCCGCTGTTGTTGATTCGCGACCGCAAAGGCGCGGTGCGTGTGTTTCAAAACACCTGCCGCCATCGCGGAATGATTCTGGTCGACGCGCCGCGCAAAATCGAAGGTGCAATTCGCTGCCCATATCACAGCTGGTGTTATGCTACGGATGGCAAACTTGTCAGCACACCGCATGTGGGTGGACCGGGCAAAAACACCCATGAAGGCATCGATCGTGACCTGCTTGGCCTGATTGAAGTCCGCAGTCATATTTGGCGGGATGTCGTCTGGGTCAACCTCTCAGGCGAGGCAGCGGCTTTTGAACAGGCCATGGCGGACGTCATCGCCCGCTGGGCAGAGTTTGACACTCCACTGTTTCATGGCGGTGCTGACAGTCGTTTCCAGTTGGACCTGAACTGCAACTGGAAACTGGCCGTCGAGAACTATTGTGAAAGTTATCACCTGCCATGGGTGCACCCGGGACTAAACAGCTACTCCCGGTTAGAGGATCATTACCATATCGAACAGCCCGGTGCATATTCCGGTCAGGGCACGTTGGTTTATCGCCAGCTCAAGAGTGATGAAGGCACGGTGTTTGCTGATTTTGACGGTCTGAGTGATAAATGGGACAAGGCGGCAGAGTATATTGCGGTCTATCCAAATGTGCTGCTTGGCGTGCATCGGGATCATGCGTTTGTGATCCTTTTACATCCTCAGGGACAAGGGAAGACACGCGAACATATCCATATCTACTACGCAACCACCGACACCGACGCCAACCTGCGCCAGCGCAATACAGAGCAGTGGAAAGAGGTGTTTGCCGAGGACGTCTTTGTCGTTGAAGGCATGCAGCGCGGACGCAATGCTCCGGGCTTTGACGGCGGTCGGTTCTCTCCGGCTATGGACGGGCCAACGCATTTGTTTCACGACTGGGTCGCAACACGCGTACAAGCGCATCGCGATCAGTCAACAGCGGCCGAATGA
- a CDS encoding DM13 domain-containing protein, with the protein MIRRTLTLIAFSAALATSAFADTTSRSGQFTGASDHVTSGGVTITKDAGGYVVQLGPKFSLDGAPDPKVGFGKDGSYVDGTLIGALHSKTGAQSFRVPADLNVSDFSEVYIWCEQFSVPLGVALLD; encoded by the coding sequence ATGATCCGCAGAACCCTCACCTTAATTGCCTTCTCTGCTGCTCTCGCCACCAGCGCTTTCGCCGACACGACCAGCCGCAGTGGGCAGTTCACCGGTGCGTCGGACCACGTCACTTCCGGCGGCGTAACAATCACCAAGGATGCCGGGGGCTACGTTGTGCAGCTGGGGCCGAAATTCTCGCTCGACGGTGCCCCCGATCCCAAGGTCGGTTTCGGAAAAGACGGCAGCTATGTCGACGGCACCCTGATTGGCGCTTTGCACTCAAAAACCGGCGCGCAGAGTTTTCGAGTACCAGCCGACCTAAACGTTTCTGATTTTTCAGAAGTCTACATCTGGTGTGAACAGTTCTCCGTTCCCCTCGGCGTCGCGCTGTTGGACTAG
- a CDS encoding LysR family transcriptional regulator: MEMHQVRYFLAVCKVENFTRAAESCNVAQPSLTKAIRKLEDEFGGPLFHRERNRSILTELGRRVKPHIDRMAEASMAAKQDAAGFFTDGTMKVRLGVMSTIAPTRMVGFLARLREEVHHLELELKEASGSALIAAMTAGELDVALMAMPNLPDSLYATPLYLERYVVAFPAGHAFQQSNTLSIDTLKGADYLTRVHCEFADHYEALGKSRPLNVNVRYSSEREDWVQAMVAAGLGCSIMPEHLPSMDGITTRPLEDPKVSRCVSLVTVAGRRHSPALAAMVRVAKRHIWPTE; the protein is encoded by the coding sequence ATGGAAATGCATCAAGTTCGGTATTTTCTCGCAGTGTGCAAAGTAGAGAATTTCACACGCGCGGCCGAGTCCTGCAATGTCGCGCAGCCCTCATTGACGAAGGCCATTCGCAAGCTGGAGGACGAATTCGGAGGGCCGCTTTTCCATCGCGAACGCAATCGATCGATCCTCACTGAGTTGGGCCGCAGGGTGAAGCCGCATATCGACAGGATGGCCGAAGCAAGCATGGCCGCGAAACAGGATGCAGCCGGATTTTTCACCGACGGCACGATGAAAGTCCGCCTTGGTGTGATGTCGACGATTGCGCCGACGCGAATGGTAGGATTTTTGGCGCGGCTGCGCGAAGAAGTCCACCATCTGGAACTAGAGCTGAAAGAGGCCTCCGGCTCGGCGTTGATCGCCGCGATGACGGCTGGTGAACTGGACGTTGCACTAATGGCGATGCCGAACTTGCCCGACAGCCTTTACGCAACTCCACTCTATCTTGAACGCTATGTGGTCGCGTTTCCGGCAGGCCATGCCTTTCAGCAAAGCAATACTCTAAGCATCGATACCCTTAAGGGGGCCGATTACCTTACACGCGTTCATTGCGAATTCGCGGATCACTACGAGGCGCTCGGCAAATCACGTCCGCTCAACGTGAACGTTCGCTATTCGTCAGAGCGCGAAGACTGGGTCCAAGCAATGGTGGCAGCAGGGCTGGGATGTTCGATCATGCCTGAGCACCTGCCTTCAATGGACGGTATCACCACACGGCCATTGGAGGACCCCAAGGTCTCGCGCTGTGTTTCACTGGTCACCGTTGCAGGGCGGCGGCACTCTCCGGCACTGGCCGCGATGGTACGTGTTGCGAAACGTCACATATGGCCCACAGAATAG
- a CDS encoding lysophospholipid acyltransferase family protein, whose translation MSLRRKIADSNAFNSAVEGLITAYVKFCYRSSRWTRSGFDAMEASVVAGEPVIMVLWHQRLIMSPYLFDSTKGRICTLTSAARAGRLAGKVQERMGFDTIPMSSRKRHVALSREVLRRIKNGSSVGIAADGPRGPARVSSGVPIIWARSSGCRVFTISFAQRRTVKMPTWDKQMLPVPFSRGVLMCEEWDEQVPRKPTPEQAEDLRLSLEAALDRITDASDAAVGRSCPTTPQ comes from the coding sequence TTGAGCCTGAGAAGAAAAATTGCAGATAGCAACGCCTTTAACTCGGCCGTCGAAGGGTTGATCACGGCTTATGTAAAGTTCTGCTATCGCAGCTCTCGCTGGACACGCAGCGGATTTGACGCAATGGAGGCGAGTGTGGTTGCAGGCGAGCCGGTGATCATGGTTTTGTGGCACCAGCGGTTGATTATGTCTCCCTACCTGTTTGATTCCACAAAGGGACGTATCTGCACCCTGACCTCTGCGGCCCGCGCGGGCCGTCTGGCGGGCAAGGTGCAAGAGCGGATGGGCTTTGACACCATTCCGATGTCCAGCCGCAAGCGCCATGTTGCCCTGTCACGCGAGGTGCTGCGTCGCATCAAGAATGGCAGCTCGGTTGGTATTGCCGCTGATGGTCCACGTGGACCTGCCCGTGTCTCATCAGGCGTCCCAATCATCTGGGCCCGCAGTTCCGGCTGTCGGGTCTTTACAATCAGTTTTGCCCAACGTCGGACGGTTAAGATGCCCACCTGGGACAAACAGATGCTACCTGTGCCATTCTCGCGCGGTGTTCTGATGTGCGAAGAATGGGACGAGCAAGTGCCGCGCAAACCGACGCCAGAACAGGCCGAGGATCTGCGCCTCAGCCTTGAAGCTGCTTTGGACAGGATTACAGACGCCAGTGACGCCGCTGTGGGGCGCAGTTGTCCAACCACGCCCCAGTAA
- a CDS encoding MAPEG family protein has product MLTWILLVLILYYAGLFLPSMFLIPQIGVGAYLGSRDGDPSPVTIHARAQRAHRNFQENLAPFVVLATLALVLPDVKVEQATLGATVFFFARLVYLPTYLMAVPVIRSAAYTVGFVGLILMGLALM; this is encoded by the coding sequence ATGCTGACTTGGATTTTATTGGTGTTGATATTGTACTACGCGGGCCTGTTTCTGCCTTCGATGTTTTTGATCCCCCAAATAGGGGTTGGGGCCTATCTTGGATCTCGCGACGGGGATCCGTCCCCGGTGACGATCCATGCACGTGCCCAGCGGGCACACCGGAACTTTCAGGAAAACCTGGCTCCATTTGTTGTTCTTGCCACCCTGGCGCTGGTATTGCCTGATGTGAAGGTTGAACAAGCCACCCTGGGGGCAACGGTGTTCTTTTTTGCCCGCCTGGTCTACCTGCCGACCTATCTGATGGCTGTGCCTGTCATTCGGTCTGCCGCCTACACAGTGGGCTTCGTTGGGCTTATCCTGATGGGGCTGGCTTTGATGTGA
- a CDS encoding helix-turn-helix domain-containing protein — protein sequence MTSFGHVLKDIRAARGMSQAKLALALDSTQRHLSFLETGRSLPTASFLARICRTLDLNIAQRVNIYDASGLANPYAQRDIRSEEIHAALDMIEVRVLKNWPFPALVLDPDWNVLRSNSAFDQIFGGLMPQGNAPPNLLEVMMSEMFQGLVQNWDEAAGILFYRLQRAAAHSPRIAQVLRTAQSQGRFTGMEHHLGELGEVPIFLPIRLALPNGPVMELSSLLGKLASCQDALIEGLEIELMVPLTEASEQSMRGLAGPK from the coding sequence ATGACTTCTTTTGGCCACGTCTTGAAAGACATCCGAGCTGCACGTGGAATGTCGCAAGCCAAACTGGCATTGGCATTGGATTCAACTCAACGACATCTGTCGTTCTTGGAAACAGGTCGTTCTCTGCCAACCGCATCGTTTCTGGCTCGCATCTGCAGGACGCTGGACCTCAATATCGCTCAACGGGTCAATATCTACGACGCATCTGGGTTGGCCAATCCCTATGCACAGCGCGATATAAGATCAGAAGAGATCCATGCCGCATTAGATATGATTGAAGTAAGGGTCCTGAAAAACTGGCCCTTCCCGGCGCTGGTTTTGGACCCGGATTGGAATGTCTTGCGCAGCAATTCAGCGTTTGATCAGATTTTTGGCGGGTTGATGCCGCAGGGCAATGCGCCACCAAACCTTCTGGAAGTCATGATGAGCGAGATGTTTCAGGGGTTGGTTCAAAACTGGGATGAGGCCGCTGGCATCTTGTTTTATCGTCTTCAGCGCGCCGCTGCCCACAGCCCACGGATCGCTCAAGTTTTGCGTACCGCCCAGTCTCAGGGGCGTTTTACCGGCATGGAGCACCATCTGGGCGAGTTGGGTGAAGTTCCAATTTTCCTGCCGATCCGTCTCGCACTGCCCAACGGGCCAGTGATGGAACTCAGTTCATTGTTGGGAAAGCTCGCCTCGTGCCAGGATGCGCTGATTGAGGGGCTAGAGATTGAACTGATGGTGCCACTGACCGAGGCATCGGAACAGTCGATGCGGGGACTGGCGGGCCCTAAATGA
- the tuf gene encoding elongation factor Tu has protein sequence MAKEKFERNKPHVNIGTIGHVDHGKTTLTAAITKYFGDFQAYDQIDGAPEEKARGITISTAHVEYETETRHYAHVDCPGHADYVKNMITGAAQMDGAILVVNAADGPMPQTREHILLGRQVGIPYMVVYMNKVDQVDDEELLELVEMEIRELLSSYEYPGDDIPVIPGSALAAMEGRDNAIGEDSIKALMAAVDEYIPTPERAVDQPFLMPVEDVFSISGRGTVVTGRIERGVINVGDEIEIVGIRDTKKTTCTGVEMFRKLLDRGEAGDNVGALLRGVDRDGVERGQVLCAPKSVNPHTKFEAEAYILNKEEGGRHTPFFANYRPQFYFRTTDVTGTVVLPEGTEMVMPGDNLKFNVELIAPIAMETGLRFAIREGGRTVGAGVVSKIVE, from the coding sequence ATGGCTAAGGAAAAGTTCGAACGTAACAAACCACACGTCAACATCGGCACCATCGGCCACGTTGACCACGGCAAAACCACGCTGACCGCAGCGATCACCAAGTACTTTGGTGACTTCCAGGCCTACGACCAGATCGATGGCGCTCCGGAAGAAAAAGCCCGTGGTATCACCATCTCGACCGCGCACGTTGAGTATGAAACCGAGACCCGTCACTATGCTCACGTTGACTGCCCCGGCCACGCCGACTACGTCAAAAACATGATCACTGGTGCGGCTCAGATGGATGGCGCCATCCTGGTTGTGAACGCAGCTGACGGCCCAATGCCGCAGACACGTGAGCACATCCTGCTGGGCCGCCAGGTTGGCATCCCTTACATGGTTGTCTACATGAACAAAGTTGACCAGGTTGACGACGAAGAGCTGCTGGAACTGGTGGAAATGGAAATCCGCGAGCTGCTGTCTTCGTATGAATACCCTGGCGACGACATTCCTGTGATCCCTGGTTCGGCTCTGGCCGCCATGGAAGGTCGCGACAACGCAATCGGCGAAGATTCGATCAAAGCGCTGATGGCTGCTGTGGACGAGTACATCCCAACACCAGAGCGCGCTGTTGACCAGCCGTTCCTGATGCCTGTGGAAGACGTGTTCTCGATTTCCGGTCGTGGTACAGTTGTGACCGGCCGTATCGAGCGTGGCGTGATCAACGTTGGCGACGAAATTGAAATCGTTGGCATCCGCGACACCAAGAAAACCACCTGTACCGGTGTTGAAATGTTCCGCAAGCTGCTGGACCGTGGTGAGGCTGGCGACAACGTTGGCGCATTGCTGCGTGGTGTTGACCGTGACGGCGTTGAGCGTGGCCAGGTTCTGTGTGCACCTAAGTCGGTGAACCCACACACTAAGTTCGAAGCCGAGGCTTATATCCTGAACAAGGAAGAAGGCGGTCGTCACACACCATTCTTCGCCAACTACCGTCCTCAGTTCTACTTCCGTACAACTGACGTCACCGGTACTGTTGTTCTGCCCGAGGGCACCGAAATGGTGATGCCAGGCGACAACCTGAAGTTCAACGTTGAGCTGATCGCACCAATCGCCATGGAAACCGGCCTCCGCTTCGCGATCCGCGAAGGCGGCCGCACCGTCGGCGCTGGTGTTGTCTCCAAAATCGTCGAGTAA